A part of Paenibacillus donghaensis genomic DNA contains:
- a CDS encoding small acid-soluble spore protein P: MSKPKSIPAPGAEPVQTAARNKEHKSSMQEPLSGSKKVKQANHVDHHNPQG, encoded by the coding sequence ATGAGCAAACCGAAAAGTATACCTGCCCCCGGGGCAGAGCCGGTGCAGACAGCAGCACGCAATAAAGAGCATAAGTCATCTATGCAGGAGCCGTTGTCAGGCTCCAAAAAAGTAAAGCAGGCGAATCATGTAGACCATCACAACCC